The genomic region CGTCGTTCGTCGTAATCTCGCCCGGTTCGTGCAACACAGCGTTCTGGACGGCCTGGCGGGCCACGTCCACGTCGTCGAGCGCCTGCCGAACGGCGGCGTCGCGTTCGCGGGCGAGCCCGGAGTAATCCTTGCCCCAGGTGACTGTCTCCGCGTCGTACTCGCCCGCCAGTTCCGGTAGTACGGACGTGGGGTCGCCCTCAGCTACAATCAGGTCACTCCCGCGGTCGCGGTACCACTCGCGCAAACTGTCGAGCGCGTCCAGCATGAACGCGACCCGGGGCGGGCCGGCGTGGTCGAGAACAGCCCTGTCGAAAACGAACACCGGGACAACCGGGTCGGACGGTGTCGCCGCGGCGAGGCCGGCGTTGTCCGTCGCGCGGAGATCACGGCGATGCCAGTGCAGGCGCATATGTAGTACACGGACCAGCCCGGTCAAAAGGTACTGCCCAACGATGTTGGTCTGACAGGCGCTGACGGACACCACTGTTATCTTGCCGCCGGTCAAGGGCCAACGTATGGAAGACGCGACCGTGACGCTGTCTGTTGACGACGGGATCGCCACAGTGACGCTGAACCAACCGGAGTCGCGAAACGCGCTGTCGGCAGAGTTGGCCGACGCACTCACCGCGCAGTTTGAAGCGGTGACCGACAGCGACGCCCGGTGTGTCGTCCTGGAGGGTGCGGGACCGGCGTTTTGCGCTGGCGGAGACATCAATGCGATGTTACAGGGCGTGAAACACGAGCGACCGCCGGCCACACAGGTCGAACTGGTGGTTTCGTCGCTCCACGAAGCGATTCGGACCGTCCATAGCTGTCCGCTCCCGGTCGTCGCGAAAATCGATGGCCCCGCCTTCGGTGCCGGCGCAGGACTCGCGCTGGCCTGTGATATGCAGGTCGCAAGCACTGCCGGCCAGATCGGCTTTGGCTTCCGCCAGGTTGGACTGGCGTGTGACTCCGGCGTCTCTTATTTCCTTCCGCGAATCGTCGGCCCGAACAAGGCCAAGGAACTCCTGTTTACCGGCGAACTGCTGGACGCTGAGGCGGCTGCGGAGCTGGGGCTGTTTACCCGAGTGTTCGATGCAGAGACGTTCGAATCGGAGTTGTCTGCGCTTGTCGCGGACATCGCCGCCGGACCGACAGTCGCACTCGGCCATGCCAAGCGGCTGGTCAACCGAAGCCTGGACAGTTCGCTGGAACAGGCACTCGAAAACGAAGCCACCGCGCAGGGTGTCGCTTTCACGACTGCCGATCACGAGGAGGGGACGACCGCGTTCGTCGAGAAACGCGACCCGGAGTTCAAGGGCCAGTAAGTTGATCACTGTAAACGACGCAACCACTGAGTCAACAATCGGTAGTTAGCAGACAGATAATGTCTACGAGTTTTCCAACACAGATTCGACCGGCCATCAGTACCGTGACTGAGCGAGTCTGTCCCTCCGCTGGGACGGGAGCCCCGACATGACCGACGACCCACCGGACTGGGAGTTCAGCGAGCGGGATATGTACATTCTGCGAGAGCTCTCGGCGGATCCCCAGCGGTCGTCCCGCGAGCTTGCGGACCTGCTGGAGTCCGAGTACGACATCGACGTGTCTCACGTAACGGTCAGCGAATCGATACGAGGAATGCGCGATGCGGACGTTTTCCGGGAGACCATCGTCCCGAACGAGGAACTGTTCAATTTCGCACTGTTCGAGTTCAAGTTCAATCCCGAACACTTCGCTGACTCCTGGCACGACGCGATGGTGTCCATCCGGGACGACCGGCACACGCTGTTTTATTTCCTCTCCGACGGTGAATATCAGTGGAAGTCAGTGATGATGTTCCCGAGCCGAACGGCCGAATCGCGGTGGATACACGACTTCTATAAGGAACACGGCGACGTGATTCAGAACGTCCGGAACTCGGTCGTTCACAATGTCCTGAAGTTCAAGACAGATCCGGAGCTGTTCACAGAACTCAACGGGAAGCGGTCGTAGCCAACGGGAGAGACAGATCGAAGTAAAGACGAGAGAACCCGACGCAGGGCCGGCCTGCTTACAGTTTCCGCTCGGCGTCCTCGGCCAGTTCCTTCATCCGCTTGCTGACACGGCCCGCGTCAGAGAATTCGTCTTCGCTCATCGCCGTCGCCAGCGAGTTACCGAGTACGAACACGGCGTGTTTGTGCTCGCTTTTCGACTTGTGGACGTCCGATGGCCGCACGTCGAGTTCCTGGTAGGCGTCGAACAGATCCGGATCGACCGAGTCCATGTCGTCGCGGAAGTACTCCATAATCGTCACCATCTGCTCGTGTAGTTCGAGAAGCTCGTCTTTGTGCATGGCTACAGTATACGGTGGCACGTCTATAAGAATTGCTTGAGAAGGGATACCAGACGCTCACGCCTGTATTTTCAGAAGACGTACTCGTCGTCGTGGCCCATCATGCCGTCTTCTTCGAACCCTGGCTCCTCGTCTTCGTCCTGTGGTCCGGAGGTTTTGTACGCCTTGAGCCCGGTCGACAGGAGGTCCTCGATGGCTTCCTCGCGGTTGAGGAACTCGCCTTTTTCGACGAGCTGCGCGATCTGCATCTCCAGGTGTTCCGGGATATTGATCTCTACCTTAGGCATCGCAACATAGGGGGCTTCGACTATGCCCTATTTAAACTTGACGGGGGTATGTTCGGAGATTGCAGAATTACAATTGTAGAACTGAGAGAGGAAGTTCGTAAACTCAGATATTAATTTCCGCGAATCGGAATCCAGGTCCTGTCACGTCGCGTGGCAGGTCAGAACGGCGAGAAATCGGCGGCTCCAAGTGGCGGTCCGATTGTGTACGGAATCGAGCGTATAGTTAGGCTCAAAGGTGCGCAATCCTAAGGCATGGCTGATGGAACCACTGCGTGGTGACGGGACGACGGTTGGTGAGACAACGGTCGTCGCACGCGGGTGTCGCCTCGACGATGCACCGGTGCGAGCGGTACTGGAGACAGACGCTCGCCCCCGGTTCTTCTGGGCGGCCGGTACAGAATCAATCGCAGCCCGCGGGAGCGCGGCAACCGTGACTGCCGACGGGCAGTCGCGGTTCGACGATGTGCGGACAGCGCTCGAAGCGCTGTTCGATGACTGCTCAGTTCCCGACAGCCTTCCGAGCATCGCTCGCCCGCGAGCGTTCGGTGGGTTCGCTTTCCACAACGGAACACACGAAGGGGAGGACTCTCCCTGGGATGGGTTCCCCAGCGCGGCGTTTTTTCTCCCCGAGATACAGGTGACAAGGAGGGACGACGACGCCTGGCTCACGGCGGTCGCGACAGGCCCCGAGGCTGCGACAGAAGCCGAGGCGCTACTGGGGAAGTGGCGCGACAGGCTAGCCACAGACATCGAACCCGGGCCGGGCACCCCGCCCGGAATCTCACACCGGGAGCGCACGCCAACACAGGCGGGCTGGCGCGAGCAGGTGTCGGCCGCCCTCTCCAGCGTCGACTGCGGCGACCTCCAGAAGGTCGTCCTCGCACAGAGCCTCAGGGTCGCGCTGGAGACCGACCTGTCAGTCCCGGACGTGATGGCCCGCTTGTCCCAGACGTACCCGGACTGCTACCGGTTCATGCTGTCGCCCGAGGCCGGCGGCACCTTCTTCGGAGCCACGCCGGAGCGGCTGGTCTCGGTCCGCGGCCGAACCGTCCGGACAGAGGCGCTAGCCGGCTCGACGGGCCGGGGCGACACGCCCGCCGAGGACGAGTGGCTCGCCGCCGAACTCCTCGACAGCGAGAAGGACCGCCACGAGCAGAAGCTCGTCGCCGACGCGATACGCGACCAGCTGGAGCCGTTCGCCTCGACGGTCCGCATCGGCGACCGGACCGTCCGTCGGCTCGCCACCGTCCAGCACCTCCGGACCTCGATCACGGCCGAACTCGGGACCGACGAGCACGTCCTCTCGCTCGTGGAGGCGCTCCACCCGACGCCGGCCGTCGGCGGCCTGCCGCCGGACGCCGCGTTGCGGACGATTCGCGAGACCGAGGCGTTCGACCGCGGCTGGTACGCCGCCCCTATCGGCTGGGTCGACGCCGCCGGCAACGGGACCTTCGCCGTCGGCATCCGCTCGGCCGTCGCCACGGAACGGGAGGCGACCCTGTTCGCGGGCGCGGGCATCGTCGCGGACAGCGACCCCGACCGCGAGTGGGACGAGGTCCAGCTCAAGTACCGGCCGATGCTGGACGAACTGGAATGACGGCTCCGAACGTCAACACGCTGTGGGCGGAGACGCTCGTGGGCGAACTCGTCGCTGGCGGCGTCGACGCGGCGTGTCTCTCGCCCGGCAGCCGCTCGACGCCGCTGACGGTGGCGTTCGCCGAGCATCCCGATATCGAAGTGTTTTCCCACCTCGACGAGCGGTCGGCGGCCTTCTTCGCGCTGGGACGCGCTCGACGAACCGGCGAACCGACGCCGCTGGTCTGCACATCGGGAACCGCTGCGGCGAACTACCACCCGGCGGTCATCGAGGCGAACCAGTCGGGCGTCCCGCTGCTCTTACTGACGGCGGATCGCCCGCCCGAACTCATCGACAGCGGGGCCAACCAGACCGTCGACCAGGAGAAACTCTACGGCGACGCTGTCCGGTGGTATCAGGACATGCCCGAACCCGAGGCCGAGCCACGGAAGGTGCGGATGCTTCGGACCACTGCGGCCCGCGCGCTCGCCGAAAGCACCGGCAGCGACCCCGGGCCGGTCCACCTGAACTGTCGGTTCCGGAAACCGC from Haloarcula rubripromontorii harbors:
- a CDS encoding enoyl-CoA hydratase/isomerase family protein, which codes for MEDATVTLSVDDGIATVTLNQPESRNALSAELADALTAQFEAVTDSDARCVVLEGAGPAFCAGGDINAMLQGVKHERPPATQVELVVSSLHEAIRTVHSCPLPVVAKIDGPAFGAGAGLALACDMQVASTAGQIGFGFRQVGLACDSGVSYFLPRIVGPNKAKELLFTGELLDAEAAAELGLFTRVFDAETFESELSALVADIAAGPTVALGHAKRLVNRSLDSSLEQALENEATAQGVAFTTADHEEGTTAFVEKRDPEFKGQ
- a CDS encoding ribbon-helix-helix domain-containing protein, translating into MPKVEINIPEHLEMQIAQLVEKGEFLNREEAIEDLLSTGLKAYKTSGPQDEDEEPGFEEDGMMGHDDEYVF
- a CDS encoding UPF0058 family protein, which gives rise to MHKDELLELHEQMVTIMEYFRDDMDSVDPDLFDAYQELDVRPSDVHKSKSEHKHAVFVLGNSLATAMSEDEFSDAGRVSKRMKELAEDAERKL
- a CDS encoding Lrp/AsnC family transcriptional regulator, with protein sequence MTDDPPDWEFSERDMYILRELSADPQRSSRELADLLESEYDIDVSHVTVSESIRGMRDADVFRETIVPNEELFNFALFEFKFNPEHFADSWHDAMVSIRDDRHTLFYFLSDGEYQWKSVMMFPSRTAESRWIHDFYKEHGDVIQNVRNSVVHNVLKFKTDPELFTELNGKRS
- a CDS encoding isochorismate synthase, with the translated sequence MEPLRGDGTTVGETTVVARGCRLDDAPVRAVLETDARPRFFWAAGTESIAARGSAATVTADGQSRFDDVRTALEALFDDCSVPDSLPSIARPRAFGGFAFHNGTHEGEDSPWDGFPSAAFFLPEIQVTRRDDDAWLTAVATGPEAATEAEALLGKWRDRLATDIEPGPGTPPGISHRERTPTQAGWREQVSAALSSVDCGDLQKVVLAQSLRVALETDLSVPDVMARLSQTYPDCYRFMLSPEAGGTFFGATPERLVSVRGRTVRTEALAGSTGRGDTPAEDEWLAAELLDSEKDRHEQKLVADAIRDQLEPFASTVRIGDRTVRRLATVQHLRTSITAELGTDEHVLSLVEALHPTPAVGGLPPDAALRTIRETEAFDRGWYAAPIGWVDAAGNGTFAVGIRSAVATEREATLFAGAGIVADSDPDREWDEVQLKYRPMLDELE